In Alteromonas mediterranea DE, a single genomic region encodes these proteins:
- a CDS encoding ExbD/TolR family protein, whose translation MARKVRTEEEDAQIDMTPMLDIVFIMLIFFIVTTVFVKEAGIEVNKPDASQAILHKNANIFIAVTEDGNVWLDKREVAPDSVRANIERLLTEQPTDYVIIQADVKAKHGLVVEIMDQVKAAGVNRVSVAARG comes from the coding sequence ATGGCTCGAAAAGTCAGAACCGAGGAAGAAGATGCACAGATCGACATGACGCCCATGTTGGATATCGTGTTTATTATGCTGATCTTCTTTATCGTTACCACTGTTTTCGTTAAAGAAGCAGGGATCGAAGTCAACAAGCCAGATGCGAGCCAGGCGATTCTTCACAAAAATGCAAACATTTTCATCGCCGTAACGGAAGACGGAAATGTTTGGCTAGACAAGCGTGAAGTTGCGCCGGACAGCGTAAGAGCGAATATAGAAAGACTGCTTACCGAGCAGCCTACTGACTACGTAATCATTCAAGCTGATGTTAAAGCGAAGCATGGTTTAGTAGTTGAAATTATGGATCAGGTTAAAGCCGCTGGCGTTAACCGAGTCTCGGTAGCGGCAAGGGGATAA
- the rimI gene encoding ribosomal protein S18-alanine N-acetyltransferase produces the protein MAVKLKLTPEKGTEAEIAHAHTIHQQAQVVPWKLSTFEDCFTKPYYGVFAYENEQVIGYAIVLEVADEATLMDIAVDDAFRGQGVGRALVDYVLTASEQNGMIEMWLEVRESNLAAIKLYESSGFEHIETRKNYYTTKSYEANSSRTGKENAKIMKWSKAVY, from the coding sequence GTGGCGGTCAAACTAAAGCTAACACCCGAAAAAGGTACAGAAGCCGAAATTGCGCATGCCCATACAATCCATCAGCAGGCGCAAGTTGTACCGTGGAAACTCAGCACCTTCGAAGATTGCTTTACCAAACCTTATTATGGCGTATTTGCTTATGAAAACGAGCAGGTCATTGGGTATGCCATTGTTTTAGAAGTAGCAGATGAAGCAACATTAATGGATATTGCGGTGGATGATGCCTTCCGAGGGCAGGGCGTAGGACGTGCCCTAGTAGATTATGTGCTAACAGCCTCAGAGCAAAACGGCATGATAGAAATGTGGCTAGAAGTGAGAGAAAGTAACCTCGCTGCCATTAAGCTTTATGAAAGTTCGGGGTTTGAACACATAGAAACCCGCAAAAATTACTACACCACGAAAAGTTACGAGGCCAACTCATCAAGGACGGGGAAGGAAAACGCCAAAATAATGAAATGGTCAAAAGCCGTTTATTAA
- a CDS encoding TonB-dependent receptor, translating into MYKTLFTLTLIATSVAAYGQQQSANADTTISNTDIERIVVTGDFRQTTLDQLSASATILNQERLSSRQPTHIDSVLNSIPNVNFAAGASRGRFVQIRGIGERSQFAEPINPSVSFIVDEFDFSGLAAAGLIFDTKQLEVYRGPQATLYGTGALAGAVKLSSNDVGSDAPDYVEARVGNKDTYRIEGATGNDIGGDWGYRVALVHNSSDGFVENTFLGRSDTNNIDETALRFAVEGHVDERTTLALTYRWYDIDNGYDAFSLDNDNRTLSDEPGFDEHQTHAVSARSTTETAAGDLILIATHASHNIAYGYDEDWTFTGFHPWGYTSFDAYYRDVDTQTGEIRFVSNESAALFDGITDWTIGVFYKNTEEQLLRQYTYLDNDFASEYTPTTTAIYANTESRINNNLVLVAGLRLENYDFDYADNNLLTRAFDTTMVGGKVALQYTQGEHFYYGSISRGYKGAGFNPDSRVNDEQRFFDEEYNWNYEIGFKGPLMTPELIARAALFYMDRKDTQVSDFDVITRDDGTAGFVDIIDNADLGTNKGAEIELSWFATDAWQVDASVGYLSATFEGYTLADGTQVTEQRQAQSPKWTANLYSEYVLTETVLWRVDIDYKSEYRFSDGHDVTAPSTTLVNSEIVVLHENWQTTLWVQNAFDREYYTRGFGGFSNDPRDEYAFDEPYYQLGNGRQFGVTVKYTF; encoded by the coding sequence ATGTATAAAACACTTTTCACACTTACACTCATTGCTACTTCTGTTGCCGCGTATGGCCAGCAGCAAAGCGCTAATGCCGATACAACTATCTCTAATACTGATATCGAGCGCATTGTGGTAACCGGGGACTTTCGTCAAACTACACTAGACCAGCTAAGTGCGAGTGCCACTATTTTAAATCAGGAGCGACTTAGTAGCAGACAGCCTACTCATATTGATAGCGTGCTAAACAGCATTCCTAACGTGAACTTTGCCGCAGGTGCCTCTCGTGGGCGATTCGTTCAAATTCGAGGTATTGGCGAGCGTAGTCAGTTTGCCGAGCCTATTAACCCATCGGTTAGCTTTATCGTTGATGAGTTCGATTTTTCTGGTCTAGCTGCTGCAGGCTTAATTTTTGATACTAAGCAACTTGAAGTGTATCGCGGCCCGCAAGCTACCCTTTACGGTACAGGCGCATTAGCCGGTGCGGTGAAGCTCTCAAGCAATGACGTTGGTAGCGACGCCCCTGATTATGTCGAGGCGCGAGTGGGCAATAAAGATACCTACCGAATTGAAGGCGCTACAGGGAACGACATAGGTGGTGACTGGGGTTATCGCGTGGCGCTGGTTCACAATAGCAGTGATGGTTTTGTTGAAAACACATTTCTCGGTCGAAGTGACACCAACAATATTGATGAAACCGCATTGCGTTTTGCTGTAGAAGGGCATGTTGATGAGCGTACAACGCTTGCGCTTACTTATCGATGGTATGATATCGACAATGGGTATGATGCTTTTTCACTAGATAATGATAATAGAACCTTATCTGACGAGCCTGGCTTTGATGAGCATCAAACCCATGCGGTAAGCGCGCGTTCGACAACAGAAACGGCGGCAGGCGATCTAATTCTCATTGCTACTCACGCCTCGCATAATATCGCTTATGGCTACGACGAAGACTGGACATTCACTGGCTTTCACCCTTGGGGTTATACCTCATTCGATGCGTATTATCGCGATGTAGATACACAAACAGGAGAAATTCGTTTTGTGTCTAACGAGAGCGCCGCATTGTTCGATGGCATAACCGACTGGACTATAGGTGTTTTTTACAAAAACACCGAAGAGCAACTGCTTCGACAATACACCTACCTCGATAACGACTTCGCCAGTGAATACACGCCAACAACGACGGCAATTTACGCTAATACTGAAAGCCGTATCAACAATAATTTAGTGTTAGTTGCGGGACTAAGGCTAGAAAACTACGATTTTGACTACGCTGACAATAACCTGCTTACACGCGCTTTCGATACTACCATGGTCGGTGGGAAAGTGGCGCTTCAGTATACACAGGGCGAGCACTTCTATTACGGCAGTATTTCTCGCGGTTATAAAGGCGCTGGCTTTAACCCCGACAGCCGTGTGAATGACGAACAGCGCTTTTTCGATGAGGAATATAACTGGAACTATGAAATAGGGTTTAAAGGCCCTTTGATGACGCCAGAACTTATCGCAAGAGCAGCGCTTTTCTACATGGATAGGAAAGACACACAGGTAAGTGATTTTGACGTTATTACTCGCGATGACGGTACGGCAGGGTTCGTTGATATTATCGATAATGCAGATTTGGGAACAAATAAAGGTGCTGAGATAGAGCTTAGCTGGTTTGCTACCGACGCATGGCAGGTCGATGCAAGCGTGGGGTATTTGAGCGCGACATTTGAAGGTTATACTCTTGCCGACGGCACGCAAGTAACAGAGCAAAGGCAAGCGCAGTCTCCTAAATGGACTGCAAACCTTTATAGTGAGTACGTACTTACTGAAACGGTGCTTTGGCGTGTAGACATAGACTACAAAAGTGAATACCGCTTCTCAGACGGACATGATGTAACTGCGCCAAGCACCACATTAGTGAATTCTGAAATTGTTGTATTACACGAAAATTGGCAGACGACGTTGTGGGTTCAAAATGCCTTTGATAGAGAGTATTACACCCGAGGATTCGGTGGCTTCAGTAACGACCCTCGCGATGAGTATGCGTTTGACGAGCCGTACTATCAGCTAGGTAACGGTCGTCAATTTGGTGTTACCGTAAAGTACACGTTTTAA
- a CDS encoding energy transducer TonB: MLRILVSIVLGAAVAFALFVLMAKLIENSSRPADEVPPAPVIDIVMQEPDDQTQTRTRVPPPPPPPPPQPPKMEQVEPETAEPDADGFSLAIPAIDTGGVGVNIGGVGAMQRDGEATPIVRIDPKYPPDAARDGREGWVRLSFTINEVGGVEDIEVIEAEPKRVFDREARRALRKWKYKPKIVDGKPVKQPGMFVQLDFKLEQ, encoded by the coding sequence ATGTTACGTATACTTGTATCTATTGTATTAGGTGCTGCGGTCGCATTTGCCCTGTTCGTTCTAATGGCCAAGTTGATTGAAAATTCATCTAGACCAGCAGACGAAGTACCGCCTGCACCGGTGATCGATATTGTAATGCAGGAACCAGACGACCAAACGCAAACGCGTACTCGTGTTCCACCACCGCCTCCGCCTCCGCCTCCACAGCCTCCGAAAATGGAGCAAGTTGAGCCGGAAACAGCGGAACCTGATGCAGATGGCTTTAGCTTAGCTATTCCAGCTATCGACACAGGTGGTGTTGGTGTAAACATTGGTGGTGTTGGTGCTATGCAACGTGACGGTGAAGCAACACCTATCGTTCGTATCGACCCGAAATATCCACCTGATGCAGCCCGTGATGGCCGTGAAGGTTGGGTAAGACTATCTTTTACTATCAACGAAGTTGGTGGTGTTGAAGATATCGAAGTTATTGAAGCTGAACCTAAGCGCGTATTCGACCGTGAAGCACGTCGTGCTCTACGTAAGTGGAAATACAAGCCTAAGATCGTTGATGGCAAGCCGGTTAAACAACCTGGCATGTTCGTACAGCTAGACTTTAAACTGGAGCAATGA
- a CDS encoding tetratricopeptide repeat protein: protein MMKRTFKMSAVALVLGAGAVLSAPAALAQSAPVVCPGYEKGKTTLVGERTGKKVQKAFEFYNEDQVNEALNVLYEIDPSDDFDRAYVKRFIGNLLAAQEGQGGKALNYLVESVEPKVLNDLEHSQTLKLLGDLSMQEEKYTNAIKWYNEWMDFTCKEDADVYTRLAQAYFESKQLAKMVEPADKAIALYEEPNKNPYVLKLTSYYERKMYPETVAVAEDLVRTFPQEKTWWSRLGFFYILVEDYKKGLSTLELAYMQGYLEKESEIKTLAQLYQSNGMPYKAAKLLEKHMKEGLLKNDADMIANVANAYHQAKNFKTAANLYAQAAAKSSDPEHYRKQGTLLLVAEDYKGAIKALQNALDRGAENPEKIHFTLMEANFYAGNFKSAYKHVQEAKKDRSLRRNAAAWEPYIKEKAKNRGINI from the coding sequence ATGATGAAACGTACATTCAAAATGTCAGCCGTTGCTTTAGTGTTAGGCGCAGGTGCGGTGCTTTCAGCACCCGCTGCCCTAGCGCAGTCTGCACCTGTTGTTTGTCCTGGTTATGAAAAGGGTAAAACAACGCTAGTAGGTGAGCGTACCGGTAAGAAAGTTCAAAAAGCTTTTGAATTCTACAATGAAGACCAAGTCAACGAAGCGTTAAACGTGCTTTATGAAATCGACCCTTCGGACGATTTTGATAGAGCCTACGTTAAGCGTTTTATTGGTAACTTGCTTGCTGCGCAAGAAGGTCAAGGTGGAAAAGCGTTAAACTATTTGGTTGAATCTGTTGAACCAAAAGTGCTTAACGACCTTGAACACTCTCAAACACTTAAGCTATTAGGTGATTTGAGCATGCAGGAAGAGAAGTACACCAATGCCATTAAATGGTATAACGAGTGGATGGACTTCACGTGTAAAGAAGACGCAGACGTGTATACGCGTTTGGCACAGGCTTATTTCGAATCTAAGCAGTTAGCGAAGATGGTAGAGCCGGCAGACAAGGCAATTGCTTTGTATGAAGAGCCAAACAAGAACCCGTATGTGTTGAAGCTGACTTCTTACTACGAGCGTAAGATGTACCCAGAAACGGTTGCTGTTGCGGAAGATCTTGTTAGAACTTTCCCGCAAGAGAAAACGTGGTGGTCGCGTTTAGGATTTTTCTACATCTTAGTTGAAGACTATAAAAAAGGTCTTTCAACGCTAGAACTTGCTTATATGCAAGGTTATCTAGAAAAAGAGTCGGAAATTAAAACGCTTGCGCAGCTTTATCAAAGCAATGGTATGCCTTACAAGGCGGCCAAATTGCTTGAAAAGCACATGAAAGAAGGCTTGTTGAAAAATGATGCTGATATGATTGCTAATGTTGCTAATGCATATCACCAAGCTAAGAACTTTAAAACGGCTGCTAACTTGTATGCACAAGCGGCGGCTAAGAGTTCAGACCCTGAGCATTATCGTAAGCAAGGTACGCTTCTACTTGTAGCTGAAGACTATAAAGGCGCCATCAAAGCACTACAAAATGCCTTGGATCGCGGTGCTGAAAACCCAGAGAAAATTCACTTCACACTTATGGAAGCGAACTTCTATGCGGGTAACTTCAAGTCTGCTTACAAGCACGTGCAAGAAGCTAAGAAAGATCGCTCACTACGCCGCAACGCAGCAGCGTGGGAACCTTATATTAAGGAAAAAGCGAAGAACCGTGGTATTAACATCTAA
- a CDS encoding acyl-CoA thioesterase → MRFLSRRLVMPNDLNYANSLFGGRALEWIDEEAAIWAICQLETNCLVTKHIGEISFESPAMQGDIVEFGLETKAVGRTSITVSCLVRNKATKKTICFADDIVFVKVDPDTRQPTAHGKTLEGLKAQTDDEVRRLNMNIDAE, encoded by the coding sequence ATGCGCTTTCTTTCTCGGCGTTTAGTGATGCCAAATGACCTTAATTATGCCAATTCTCTGTTCGGTGGCCGCGCGTTAGAATGGATTGACGAAGAAGCCGCAATTTGGGCAATTTGTCAGTTGGAAACTAATTGCTTGGTTACCAAGCATATCGGCGAAATTAGCTTTGAGTCACCAGCCATGCAAGGTGATATCGTAGAGTTTGGCTTAGAAACCAAAGCGGTGGGCCGCACGTCTATTACTGTTAGCTGTTTAGTACGCAATAAAGCTACAAAGAAAACCATCTGTTTTGCAGACGATATTGTTTTCGTAAAAGTTGACCCAGACACACGTCAGCCAACAGCACACGGTAAAACGCTGGAAGGTTTAAAAGCGCAAACTGATGACGAAGTTCGTCGTTTAAATATGAACATAGACGCTGAATAA
- the pnuC gene encoding nicotinamide riboside transporter PnuC has protein sequence MTHFLSEFTSQIAATSLLEWVAVVLAIAYVLLAAKQNSWCWLCAFVSTAIYTWLFWQVTLPFQSALNFFYMIMAGYGYYQWSKGTEEGRVKPVRHWPLWIHLLIVPSMLLMAWGLSLVAGSQFNSEYLLLDASINLLSVVTTFMVAHKILQNWVYWFFINLASAYLYLQVGYALSACLFLGYVGFAVFGYYQWLVQYKKQGEHVGYHRHAAKGA, from the coding sequence ATGACTCATTTTCTTTCTGAATTTACCTCACAAATTGCCGCTACCTCTTTATTGGAATGGGTAGCGGTAGTGCTCGCCATAGCCTATGTGCTATTGGCTGCTAAACAGAATAGCTGGTGCTGGCTGTGTGCTTTTGTCAGCACCGCTATTTATACCTGGTTATTTTGGCAAGTTACCTTACCTTTTCAGTCAGCGCTTAATTTCTTTTATATGATCATGGCAGGTTATGGCTACTATCAGTGGTCTAAAGGCACTGAAGAGGGGAGGGTTAAGCCCGTTCGTCATTGGCCTTTATGGATACATTTACTAATAGTACCTAGTATGCTTTTAATGGCGTGGGGCTTATCTTTGGTGGCAGGTTCGCAATTCAATAGTGAGTACCTACTATTAGATGCGAGTATTAATTTACTGAGTGTCGTCACCACATTTATGGTGGCCCATAAAATCCTGCAAAACTGGGTTTACTGGTTTTTCATTAATCTGGCTTCTGCCTATTTATATCTGCAAGTGGGCTATGCATTATCTGCTTGTCTGTTTCTAGGCTATGTGGGGTTTGCCGTATTTGGTTATTATCAGTGGTTAGTGCAATATAAAAAACAAGGTGAGCACGTTGGATATCATCGCCACGCTGCGAAAGGCGCTTAA
- a CDS encoding GNAT family N-acetyltransferase — MALSQLCEWVLAPFFTEHQNSTLRLHRRLLVISSHDEFCHNALTTVTNAIDKSNTVKYNLFTGEMLKGKKRKQVLGSEWDIAFLDCRDFFRPGDVMAVAGTVKQHGCLILICPPFTKWPENAAVSFISEGYSLKRSLYLARFIDRLQGNPSIAFYRESATSLPDIARYEVNKLDAANVYRGALFKSYEQEHAFNKLSQGFYHNQLNALITAPRGRGKSSLLGLFIQKLIREGHRVLLTSERQENVKNVFDIQNPSEDTKDNHTKGIEQIQPATLPFKGKEIITNGTVKWVPPDSDLLCNTDKQDYDVVIVDEAASLPLPLVHKIIKHNKQWILSTTLLGYEGSGSGFIHKLLPNLPPSAIHLTLTAPLRWYQHDPLETFLNETCLFESDSSALIDDKHIEKSAADIIEHSAFNLSTFENVSEQTLQQIMSLLALAHYQTTPDDFMRLMDSPDVLIASLSLDNIIIAASIINIEGGSRLEETAEAIASGKRRPKGHLGAQRLCLLSANGNAATFTYWRINRIAVHTRLQGKGIGSELLRKITNESYRHGIDAICTSYGTTAKLDAFWCRNGFEVVDYGRKPNKASGETSALAVLAHTNKVKMLVSELITLQKSYQSTLGLFSLPTSVINTYQQKLHHFIDGSRALDDVWPILCKIAKFDGGTFNDKPGDASGLDNANSADSADSADSADSADSADSADSAKYSDYKPIQNIAKIINENSRLIDVFITSNIELKQLCSALDAKGLKEATKKLREKLKPALF; from the coding sequence ATGGCGCTATCTCAATTATGTGAGTGGGTTTTAGCCCCCTTCTTTACCGAACATCAAAACTCAACGTTGCGGTTGCATCGCAGGTTATTGGTGATTTCTAGCCACGACGAATTTTGTCACAACGCACTAACCACAGTGACTAATGCTATCGATAAATCTAATACCGTTAAATACAACCTCTTTACCGGCGAAATGCTAAAGGGAAAGAAACGCAAGCAAGTATTAGGTAGTGAGTGGGATATCGCATTTTTAGACTGTAGAGACTTTTTCAGACCTGGCGATGTCATGGCTGTAGCAGGCACGGTAAAACAGCATGGGTGTTTAATTCTTATCTGCCCCCCGTTTACAAAGTGGCCTGAAAACGCTGCCGTTTCGTTTATTTCTGAAGGCTATAGCCTGAAACGCAGCCTTTATCTTGCGCGCTTTATAGACCGCCTTCAAGGCAATCCATCCATTGCTTTTTACCGTGAAAGCGCGACTTCCTTGCCAGACATAGCCCGCTATGAAGTAAATAAACTTGATGCTGCAAATGTTTATCGTGGCGCTTTGTTTAAGTCTTATGAGCAAGAGCACGCATTTAACAAGCTAAGCCAAGGGTTCTACCATAACCAACTTAATGCGCTTATCACCGCGCCAAGAGGTAGGGGAAAGTCGTCTCTTTTGGGGTTATTTATACAAAAGCTGATAAGAGAAGGCCATCGCGTACTGTTAACCAGTGAACGTCAGGAAAACGTCAAAAATGTTTTTGATATTCAAAATCCAAGCGAAGATACTAAAGATAACCACACTAAGGGCATAGAGCAGATACAACCCGCTACATTACCATTTAAAGGAAAAGAAATAATAACCAATGGTACTGTAAAGTGGGTACCACCAGATAGCGACCTGCTGTGTAATACTGATAAGCAAGATTACGATGTAGTAATTGTAGATGAAGCTGCATCATTGCCACTGCCACTAGTGCATAAGATCATCAAACATAATAAGCAGTGGATATTAAGCACTACCCTTTTAGGTTATGAAGGTTCGGGCAGCGGCTTTATACACAAGCTTCTACCTAACTTGCCACCTTCGGCTATACACCTTACTTTGACAGCCCCTTTAAGATGGTATCAGCACGACCCACTTGAAACCTTTCTTAACGAAACATGTTTGTTCGAAAGCGATAGCTCAGCGCTGATAGACGACAAGCACATCGAAAAAAGTGCAGCTGACATCATCGAGCATAGCGCATTTAATTTATCTACCTTTGAAAATGTTAGCGAACAGACGCTACAACAAATTATGTCTTTACTCGCGCTAGCCCATTATCAAACAACACCTGATGATTTCATGCGTTTAATGGATAGCCCAGATGTTCTAATAGCTTCGCTTTCGCTAGATAACATAATAATAGCTGCCTCTATTATCAATATCGAAGGAGGTAGCCGTCTTGAAGAAACCGCAGAGGCTATAGCTTCGGGAAAGCGCAGGCCGAAAGGTCACTTAGGCGCACAGCGACTTTGTTTATTATCAGCAAACGGTAATGCTGCTACCTTTACGTACTGGCGAATCAACCGCATAGCGGTGCACACTAGGCTGCAAGGTAAAGGAATTGGTAGCGAGCTTCTTAGAAAAATTACTAACGAGAGTTATAGGCATGGCATTGATGCGATATGCACATCCTATGGCACTACGGCTAAACTTGATGCTTTTTGGTGTAGAAACGGCTTTGAGGTTGTTGATTACGGCCGAAAGCCCAATAAAGCAAGTGGAGAAACCAGTGCTCTGGCCGTGCTCGCCCATACAAACAAGGTAAAAATGCTCGTCAGTGAGCTTATAACGCTACAAAAAAGCTATCAGTCTACGCTTGGGCTTTTTTCATTACCGACTAGCGTTATTAATACCTATCAACAAAAACTACACCACTTTATCGACGGCTCACGGGCGCTAGATGATGTATGGCCCATACTATGTAAAATTGCGAAGTTTGATGGCGGCACTTTCAACGACAAGCCTGGTGATGCGAGTGGTTTGGATAATGCCAATAGTGCGGATAGTGCGGATAGTGCGGATAGTGCGGATAGTGCGGATAGTGCGGATAGTGCGGATAGTGCAAAGTATAGCGACTATAAGCCAATACAAAATATCGCTAAAATAATTAACGAAAATTCGCGGTTGATAGATGTATTTATTACGTCAAATATCGAACTCAAACAGCTTTGTAGTGCGCTTGATGCAAAAGGCTTGAAAGAAGCAACCAAAAAATTAAGAGAAAAACTAAAGCCAGCATTATTTTAG
- a CDS encoding phosphotransferase, with translation MSTLDIIATLRKALKLSDSAQLSVHPSGAVNHVYRLQNVALHYEGTERKLQFHSVSEKAFRHRQTGQVVEGEQNQGRDPKQSCCVGDFAVKWLGDDRFSGIDRTYQFALQKKLCRLGLAPQPIWLSDDETIWVEQWQSDTTNPSLTPQCLAQTLASVHQLSIKAHPLKLAARWQHYIDIAKLNTDSTLYQKARRLRPKVLQSEQAENDSVLCHNDLAVNHILIRRDNTLTVIDWEYAAMGNRYFDLASCALINKLDSMTSTELVKRYADIMRINQQIALAEFNLHKEIVSVTNDLWFAALKANDALI, from the coding sequence GTGAGCACGTTGGATATCATCGCCACGCTGCGAAAGGCGCTTAAACTTAGTGACAGTGCCCAGCTTTCGGTGCATCCATCTGGGGCTGTAAACCATGTTTATCGACTCCAAAATGTTGCTTTACACTATGAAGGCACTGAAAGAAAACTGCAGTTTCACAGTGTTTCTGAGAAAGCATTCAGGCACCGCCAAACAGGCCAAGTGGTTGAAGGAGAGCAAAACCAAGGCCGAGACCCAAAACAATCGTGCTGTGTAGGTGATTTTGCTGTTAAGTGGTTAGGTGACGATCGCTTTAGCGGTATTGACCGCACTTATCAGTTCGCTTTGCAGAAAAAACTATGTCGCTTAGGTTTAGCACCACAACCTATCTGGTTAAGCGATGATGAAACAATTTGGGTAGAGCAATGGCAAAGCGACACAACTAACCCTAGTCTAACCCCTCAGTGTTTAGCTCAAACCCTTGCCAGCGTTCATCAGCTGTCGATAAAGGCCCACCCGCTAAAACTTGCCGCAAGATGGCAGCACTATATTGATATCGCTAAGCTAAACACGGATAGCACTTTGTACCAAAAAGCTAGGCGATTGCGGCCTAAGGTTTTGCAAAGCGAGCAGGCCGAAAACGATAGTGTGTTATGTCATAACGACTTGGCAGTAAATCACATATTGATTAGGCGAGATAACACGCTCACTGTTATTGATTGGGAGTATGCTGCGATGGGAAACCGTTATTTTGACTTAGCTAGCTGTGCACTTATCAATAAGCTAGATAGCATGACAAGTACCGAACTCGTAAAGCGCTACGCAGATATAATGAGAATTAATCAACAGATTGCACTCGCGGAGTTCAACCTTCATAAAGAGATAGTTTCGGTAACGAATGACCTCTGGTTTGCGGCGCTAAAAGCCAACGACGCATTGATTTAA
- a CDS encoding DMT family transporter encodes MSSLSVTEKAQSKGIKMLLVAVLCLGLNWPGMKLGLEIVGPVWMVCLRFLLSLPVLALFVLITKKRLPVLNRKDRSVVFVVAFFQFILSMGLITVSLQYIPAGTASILIYTTPLWMLLIDTLWYRQRPPSKRLILTGISTIGCAMILFASGQPGAWLPLFGMLLASALWAVAIRRVSFHKWKGSVIEAVFWQFTIAGFAMLAIALMVEPTPNFGAYDISDWLLLAYIGPVATGLGFGLMVAAGPKLPPDKIVLISTLTPIVGYVSSVLLLKETLLPMVVAGAILMIAALIVNGLPQSTLKKMLGKGQAK; translated from the coding sequence ATGTCTTCATTATCGGTGACGGAAAAAGCGCAATCTAAAGGTATAAAAATGCTTTTAGTTGCAGTGTTGTGTTTAGGGCTTAATTGGCCGGGCATGAAATTGGGCCTAGAGATTGTTGGCCCGGTGTGGATGGTTTGCCTACGTTTTCTACTCAGTCTTCCAGTACTCGCGCTTTTTGTGCTTATCACTAAGAAACGTTTGCCGGTATTGAATCGTAAAGACCGGTCAGTGGTTTTTGTGGTCGCGTTTTTCCAGTTTATCTTGTCGATGGGCCTTATTACGGTGTCGCTGCAATATATCCCAGCTGGAACCGCTAGTATTCTCATTTATACAACGCCGCTTTGGATGCTACTAATTGATACGTTATGGTATCGACAACGCCCGCCCTCAAAGCGATTAATTCTTACCGGAATTTCTACTATTGGCTGTGCGATGATTTTATTTGCCTCGGGGCAACCGGGCGCATGGCTGCCGCTCTTTGGTATGTTGCTGGCTTCTGCATTGTGGGCAGTCGCTATTCGAAGGGTGTCTTTCCACAAGTGGAAAGGAAGCGTCATTGAAGCGGTGTTCTGGCAGTTTACTATTGCAGGTTTCGCCATGCTTGCTATTGCTCTTATGGTAGAGCCAACGCCGAATTTTGGCGCTTACGATATAAGCGACTGGTTGTTGCTAGCGTACATAGGGCCGGTGGCAACAGGGCTTGGTTTCGGCCTTATGGTAGCGGCGGGGCCAAAATTGCCGCCAGATAAAATCGTTTTAATCAGTACGCTTACGCCAATCGTTGGGTATGTAAGCTCAGTGCTACTGCTTAAAGAAACCCTGCTGCCTATGGTGGTGGCCGGCGCTATATTGATGATTGCAGCGCTTATTGTGAATGGCCTTCCTCAAAGTACGCTTAAAAAAATGCTAGGCAAGGGGCAGGCTAAATAG